The Candidatus Beckwithbacteria bacterium genome includes a region encoding these proteins:
- a CDS encoding DUF3541 domain-containing protein, giving the protein MSSSDLVYQITATYLKNHYQLSPQKKRHFFYRAYVATKNPDVKTIFFGESKSYTLSWGKQVVTTYQTSLQATIDRIIKTFAEKEIKKINDQYKYNQYLKYPELKAYSSLLKSLLYLDIYGQKPDLSQIKAGPILERLVGNQDFIAWASVAAVNTVFLSKHLGLVDREVAFIASFQKAFSEPKPKDKLWLTNYIYGLTHMIIGDSFYYQLKINPTKFTWILNVFEQYQQEIMTILSLDIQTEVALCFKFLGKADHPLVSQIIARLDQTFDRERGYIRVKETSTLISAEHTNAVALILYNFEQIKLQ; this is encoded by the coding sequence ATGTCTTCATCTGATTTAGTTTATCAAATCACCGCTACTTATCTTAAAAATCACTACCAACTTTCTCCTCAAAAAAAACGTCATTTTTTTTACCGAGCCTATGTAGCTACTAAGAATCCTGACGTTAAAACTATTTTCTTTGGAGAATCTAAGAGCTATACCTTAAGCTGGGGGAAACAGGTAGTTACTACCTATCAAACCAGCCTTCAAGCTACTATAGATCGGATTATTAAAACCTTTGCTGAAAAAGAAATTAAGAAAATTAATGACCAATATAAATACAATCAGTATCTTAAATATCCAGAACTCAAAGCCTACAGCTCGCTTTTAAAATCACTACTATATCTTGATATCTATGGGCAAAAGCCAGATTTGAGCCAGATCAAAGCAGGACCAATATTAGAGCGGTTAGTTGGTAATCAGGACTTTATTGCTTGGGCTAGTGTAGCGGCGGTCAATACAGTTTTTTTAAGTAAACACCTGGGATTAGTTGATCGTGAAGTTGCTTTTATTGCTTCATTCCAAAAAGCCTTTTCCGAACCTAAGCCAAAAGATAAACTTTGGTTGACCAACTATATTTATGGTTTAACCCACATGATTATTGGTGACAGTTTTTACTACCAATTAAAAATTAATCCAACTAAATTCACTTGGATTTTAAACGTCTTTGAGCAGTACCAACAAGAAATTATGACCATTTTAAGCTTAGATATTCAAACCGAAGTAGCTTTGTGCTTTAAGTTTTTAGGCAAGGCTGATCATCCTTTAGTTAGCCAAATTATAGCAAGGCTTGATCAAACTTTTGATCGAGAAAGAGGCTACATCAGAGTCAAAGAGACAAGCACTTTAATTTCAGCTGAGCACACCAATGCAGTTGCACTGATCCTGTATAATTTTGAGCAGATAAAGTTGCAATAA
- a CDS encoding ATP-grasp domain-containing protein, whose amino-acid sequence MKRLLVIQHNSQQPNSQQQIQAYFEDKATITFVDYDKLLFILDQNSYKVLAHNLDISSFDLIYFKFYHHILYQSLLALNPKLPIARTVNQALVINKLYQYCCLARENLSFPCTISSRDKQVILQWVSDLHFPVVVKPWKGSFGEKTVLIQSMVELEKYVNRKSFTDNFYLFQKYVDNDFDLRILVVKSQVKAAFKRLRTSQTEWRNNLSQGGVGISLGGEQLPPGVEALAIKAVKAVGYQVAGVDVVLDKITNQPYVLEVNASPGFYPSVKKALLVYMAKLLDNRAL is encoded by the coding sequence ATGAAGCGGCTTCTAGTCATTCAACATAATTCTCAACAGCCCAACTCTCAACAGCAAATCCAGGCGTATTTTGAAGATAAAGCTACAATTACTTTTGTTGATTACGACAAACTACTATTTATTTTAGATCAGAATAGTTATAAAGTTTTGGCTCATAATCTAGATATTTCCAGTTTTGATCTGATTTATTTTAAGTTTTATCATCATATTCTTTATCAATCACTTTTAGCTTTGAATCCAAAACTGCCCATAGCAAGAACGGTTAACCAAGCTTTAGTAATCAATAAACTTTACCAATACTGCTGCCTAGCAAGAGAAAATCTGTCTTTCCCGTGCACAATTTCTTCTAGAGATAAACAAGTCATTTTACAGTGGGTATCTGATTTGCATTTTCCGGTTGTAGTAAAGCCTTGGAAAGGGAGTTTTGGTGAAAAAACTGTTTTAATTCAATCTATGGTAGAGTTGGAAAAATACGTCAACCGTAAAAGTTTTACCGACAACTTTTATCTTTTTCAAAAATATGTTGACAATGATTTTGACCTACGAATTTTGGTAGTAAAAAGTCAAGTCAAAGCTGCTTTTAAACGTTTACGAACTAGTCAAACAGAATGGCGTAACAATCTTTCTCAGGGTGGAGTAGGGATTTCTTTGGGTGGAGAGCAACTACCACCTGGAGTGGAAGCTTTAGCTATTAAAGCAGTTAAAGCAGTTGGGTATCAGGTAGCTGGAGTTGATGTTGTTTTAGATAAGATAACTAACCAGCCTTATGTTTTGGAAGTAAATGCTTCGCCTGGTTTTTATCCTTCGGTCAAAAAAGCTCTACTGGTTTATATGGCTAAACTATTGGATAATAGAGCCTTATGA